The genomic window GCAGAGTGCGGTCGTTGCGCCTGCGCGCGTCAGCCACGGGTCCGAGCCCAGTGTAGTGCTGGGCACCGTTGATCTCGACGTGCACCGCGTAGCCGCCGAACCTGACATCCAGGTAGATCAACCCCTGCGACGTGCGCCGCACCTCCTGACGCGACGGCTCAGGGAGACCATGACGGCGGCGGGCCCGGGCGAAGTCCAGCTCGCCCAGTGCGTGCGCGCCGTCACAGACCAACGGAACAGCCTCTGACAGCAGGGCGCCACGTCGGTGCCGCTGGGTCGCCTCCCACTCCTTGAGAAGTCGACTCGGAAGGATGAGTCGCTGCTGGACTGACATCGCCAGCACGGTCAGTGCCTGCCGGTCCGACGTTGCCCAGCCGGCCGCTCGCAGGGCCGCGACCTCGGGCGCGGTGCGTGGTGGATCCGTGTTGAGCGTGCGACCCATCCGGCGTTGGTGATGAATGCGCACCCCGTCAGCAGGACGCGTTCGGGTGCCGCGGGGCACGCTGACGTGCACAACCGTCTCCTCCCACGACCGCAGGCCGGCAGCGAGCAGGGACGAAGGTCCGTCGAGCACGGCGCCGGATCCCGACTCCCACACGGCCACGCACCAGGACGCCTCCCGGCTCGGCTCGGGCCCGATGAGTCCGATGGTCCTGCGGCCCAGCCGGTGCCAACGGCCTGCCCTGGTCTCCGCGAGCACCTGGTCGTAGGTCAGGCCGAGGGCGTACAGCTCGTCCAGGCGTGCCGCGCCGTCGTGCCGGGCGCCCAGTTCGCGAGCGACCATCTCCCGGCGCTCGGCCGGGGTGAGTGCCCTGACGGCCTGCCGGAGATCCCCCATGCCGCCATCGTGGCGCAAATGCGGATTTCGCCGAGGACCCCCTGTGGACAAGGCCCTTGTGTCAGGCACCTGCAGGGCTCGGACCCGCCCGGTGCCTGACATAGAGCGCCGGAGGACAGGCGGCGAAGCGGCGGGCGGGGAGGCGGGCCACTTGACGCCACGGCAGGAAGATCGGCTAGAGTCGACCGCAATGGCACGCATGCTCCTCCTCAGTCGCCGCAGCGAGACCCTCTAGGTCCGGCCCTCGCTGCGGAGTCTCTGCTGTCCCGGACGCCCCGACAGCCCCCAGCGAGGAAGCCAGCATGACCGCCACCCAGACCACGTCTCCGATCACTCCTGCCGTCGCCCCCGAGCGCAACCCCCAACAGCCCAGCGGGATGCCGTTCGGCCGCTACTCGGCATACCCCGCCGTCGACCTGCCCGACCGCACCTGGCCCGGCAAGACGATCACGCAGGCACCGCGCTGGTGCGCGGTCGACCTGCGCGACGGCAACCAGGCACTGATCGACCCGATGACCCCGGACCGCAAGAAGCGCATGTTCGAGCTGCTGGTCAGCATGGGTTACAAGGAGATCGAGGTCGGGTTCCCGGCCGCCAGCCAGACCGACTTCGACTTCGTGCGGATGCTGATCGAGGAGGACCTGATCCCCGACGACGTCGTCATCCAGGTGCTGACCCAGGCACGCGAGCACCTGATCGAGCGCACCTACGAGTCGATCGCGGGGGCCAAGCAGGCGATCGTCCATCTCTACAACTCGACGTCGACGCTGCAGCGCCGGGTCGTCTTCCGCGCCAGCGAGGACGAGATCGTGGACATCGCGACGCAGGGAGCCCGGATCTGCAAGAAGTATGAGGAGCAGCTGTCCGGGGACACCGAGATCTTTTACGAGTACTCCCCCGAGTCCTACACCGGCACCGAGCTGGAGTTCGCGGTCCGGGTCTGCAACGCGGTGATGGAGGTCTTCGTCCCGACGGCGGACAAGCCGGTGATCATCAACCTGCCGGCGACCGTGGAGATGGCCACCCCCAATGTGTATGCCGACTCGATCGAGTGGATGAGCCGTCACCTGAACCACCGCGAGAACGTCATCCTGAGCCTGCACCCGCACAACGACCGAGGGACGGGTGTGGCGGCTGCGGAGCTGGGTTACCTGGCCGGCGCTGACCGCATCGAAGGCTGCCTGTTCGGCAACGGCGAGCGCACCGGCAACGTCTGTCTGGTGACGCTGGGGATGAACCTGTTCACCCAGGGCATCGACCCGCAGATCAGCTTCTCCAACATCGACGAGATCCGCCGCACCGTCGAGCACTGCAACCAGCTGCCGGTGGCGGAGCGGCACCCCTGGGGCGGGGATCTGGTCTTCACCGCCTTCTCCGGCTCCCACCAGGACGCGATCAAGAAGGGGTTCGAGGCCCTGGAGGTCGACGCGGCGGCGGCCGGCGTGCCGGTGGACGACTTCCGGTGGGAGGTGCCCTATCTGCCGGTGGACCCCAAGGACGTGGGCCGCACCTACGAGGCGGTCATCCGGGTGAACAGCCAGTCCGGCAAGGGTGGCGTCGCCTATGTGATGAAGACCGAGCGCAAGCTGGACCTGCCGCGGCGCATGCAGATCGAGTTCAGCCAGGTCGTGCAGCGTCGCACCGACTCCGAGGGCGGCGAGATGTCCCCCGCCGCGATCTGGGCCGAGTTCGAGCAGGAGTATCTCGAGCAGCCCGGGCCGGTCGTGGTCAAGAACTTCTCGATCGTCCACGAGTCAGGCGAGACCGAGCAGGACGTGCTGACCGCCACGATCTCGGTCGACGGAGTTGAGCACCAGGTGGAGGGGCACGGCAACGGTCCGGTCTCCGCCTTCGTCCACGCTCTTGAGGCAGTGGGCGTCGACGTGCGCGTGCTGGACTACTCCGAACACGCGATGTCAGCAGGTGACGACGCGACCGCGGCGGCCTATGTGGAGTGCGCCATCGATGGGCAGGTCCGCTGGGGCGTGGGCATCCACCCGAGCATCGTGACCGCGTCCCTGAACGCTGTCTGCAGCGCGATCAACCGACCCTCCACGCCCACGTCCTAGAGGCTCTGCGTATGGCGGGTGGCCGGCCGGGTGCGATGTGGCGGGCGGCCCGGCCGGGTGCGATGTGGCGGGCGGCCCGGCCGGGTGCGATATGGCAGGGCGGGTGGGCCCGGCGGGCCGAGGTGGCAGGGCGGGTTGGCGACGGATATCAGCCGCGGGCGTTAGCCCCGGCCGTCACCGAGGATGGTCTGCCCGTCTTCCGTCACGTTCCAGAACGGGTTGTGCGCGACCTCCCACGGGTGGCCCTCAGGGTCGATGAAGATGCCTGAGTAGCCGCCCCAGAAGGTCCCAGCCCCGCGGCGGCCGATGGTGGCGCCGGCAGCCTCGGCCTCGTCCAGGACATCATCGACCTCCTCGCGGCTGTTGACGTTGTAGGCGAGGGTGGCTCCGCCCCAACCGCCGGAGTCCTCGACACACGAGTCGACCTCGAGGGCGGCACGGTCCCAGAGGGCGACCACGAAGCCTCCGGTCTGGAAGAAGACGACGCCCTCAGGTGCGGGGGCGGGCTCCCACCCCAGTGCCTGATAGAAGGCCACGGCGCGGTCGAGGTCGCGGACGCCGAGCGTCAGCACACTCACTCTCTGATCCATGGCAGCACACTAGCGGGGGCCTGTGCGGTGGATCCGACAGGGCGGTCGACGAGGAGGGTTCGGGGGTCCGGATGCGGGTCCGCCTGCGGCGCGGCTCCGGGTGCGGCGGTCGCGGCGGACGCGGCGGACGCGGCGGTCTCAGCCCGGCGTCAGGTCGCTGGCCACGGTCTCGGCGATGGCCTGCGCCACCCGGAGCGCACGGACCGGGCCGCCGGGGTTCGCACGGCGAGCCGCGCGGCCGTGGATCAGGGCCGCGAGGGCGCCCGCATCCAGCGGGTCAAGACCGGCCGCCACCAGCGTGCCGACCAACCCGGCAAGCACGTCACCGGCACCGGCCGTAGCCAACCAGGCGGGCGCATCCGACTGGCACCGCAGCGGCCGGTCGGTGTCCGGCGAGACCACCAGCGTCGTGGCCCCCTTGAGCAGGACCGTGGCCCCGGTGAGCTCCGCCACCCGTCGCGTATGCTCCACCGGGGCTGCCGCGATCTGTGAGCGGTGGTAGACACGTCCGGGCTCCAGCCGGCTCAGCAGCCGTGCCAGCTCACCAGCGTGCGGCGTCAGCAGGGTGGGGGCCTCGCGCGGGCCGTCGACCAGGTCGAGCGCGCCAGCGTCGACGACGCAGGGCAGGTCGGAGGCCAGCGCCTGCCTGCAGGCCTCGACCTGGCGGCGGACATCGAGGGTGGTCTCGTCGGTTGGCACACCAGGCCCGATCACCCAGGCCTGCACCTGTCCCTGGCCCGGCACACTCTCCGGGGAGGCCACGAGCACCTGCTGGGCCGCGGCATCAGGACCGATGTAGCGCACCATGCCGGCACCGGCCTCGATCGCTGCCGTCACCGCGAGGACTGCAGCCCCGGGATAGCGGCTGCTGCCGGCGACGACGCCGAGCACGCCTCGGGAGTACTTGTCGTCGCTGGGTCCGGGCACGGGCCACAGGTGCGCGACATCCGCTCGGGTCAGCTGCTCGACCGCTGCGTGCTCCGGCTCCGGCACCCCGATGTCGACCGTCGTCAGTCGGCCGACCGCGGACCGCGTCGCCGGCAGGACATGCACGGGCTTGGCCATCCCGAAGGTGACGGTCTCATCAGCTCGGACCGTCCGCCCCAGGGCAGCGATGCCCTCTGGGTCGGCTCCGCTGGGCAGGTCCACCGCGATCACCAGCGCTGACGCGGGGATCGAGTCGGCCAGGCCGGCCATGGCGCCGGTGAGTCCGGGCCGTCCGCCGATCCCGAGCAGCCCGTCGACGACGACATCGGCATCCTCGAGCGCCTGGCGGACCGGCTGGGTCAGCGCCCGCCGGGTGCGTGCGACCCGCAGCCGGGGCACCCCGGCGTCGGTGACGGCGCGCAGGCCGCCCTCGTGGACGGCCGTTCCGACCTGCACGACGACGACGGAGAGATGCTCGGCCAGGTGCGCAGCGGCATACAACGCATCGCCGCCGTTGTCACCCGGACCGACGAGGACGGCGACGGACCGCGCCGCCTGCTCACGCGCCCGGGCCAGCACCACGACCGCCAGTGCATCGGCCGCACGGCGCATCAGGGTGCCCGGCTCGACCTCGGCCATGACCTGCGCCTCGGCCGCCCTGACGTCGGCGACACCGAACGCGCGGATCACGGGCAACCCACCGCCGGATTCACAGTTGGCCCTCCGCGATCACCACGGCCGACGCGATCCCGGCATCGTGCGACAGGGACAGGTGAAAGGAGGTGACGCCGAGCTCCTCGGCACGCCCACCGACGCTGCCCCAGACCTCGAGGAACGGACGTCCCAGGTCATCGGTGCGCACCGTCGCATCGGTCCAGCTCAGCCCGACGGGGGCACCCAGGGCCTTGGCGAGCGCCTCCTTGGCTGCAAACCGGGCGGCGAGCGAGGGCAGGCGCAGCGTGCGCTCCTCCGGCGTGAACAGACGCTCCAGCAGTCGCGGCGTCCGCTCCAGCGAGTCGCCGAAGCGGGCGATGTCCACGACGTCGATGCCCAGCCCGATGATCACCGGAACACTCGCGTCACTCGACGGTGACGGACTTGGCCAGGTTGCGCGGCTGGTCGACGTCGAGACCCTTGGCCGTGGAGAGCTCCAACGCGAAGATCTGCAGCGGCACGACGGTCAGCAGGGGCGCGAGGAGCGCCGGCGTGCGCGGCACCCGGATCACCTCGTCCGCGAACGGGACGACGTCCTCGTCCCCCTCCTCGGCGATCACCAGGGTCCGGGCGCCACGCGCGCGGATCTCCTGGATGTTCGAGACCACCTTGCCGTGCAGACCATGCTCGGAGTCCGGGGACGGCACCACGATGAAGACCGGCTGGCCCGGCTCGATCAGGGCGATCGGACCGTGCTTGAGCTCACCCGCGGCGAAGCCCTCGGCGTGGATGTAGGCCAGCTCCTTGAGCTTGAGCGCGCCCTCCATCGCCACCGGGAAGCCCACGTGCCGGCCCAGGAAGAGCACGGCCCGGCTGTCCGCCATGAAGCGGGCGATCTCCTTGACGCGGTCCATCCCGTCGAGCACCGTCTGGATCTTCTCCGGCACCTGGTGCAGCTCGCGCATCACCTCCACGACACCGTCGTCGTGTCCGCCACCGCGGACCTGGACCAGATAGAGCCCCAGGATGTAGCTGGCTGTGATCTGCGCGAGGAACGCCTTGGTCGAGGCGACGGCGATCTCCGGGCCCGCGTGGGTGTAGAGCACACCGTCGGACTCGCGCGGGATCGTCGAGCCGTGGGTGTTGCAGATCGAGATGGTCCGCGCGCCCAGCTCCTTGGCGTGCCGGACGGCCATCAGGGTGTCCATCGTCTCGCCGGACTGGCTGATCGAGACCACCAGCGTCTTCTCGTCGATGACCGGGTCGCGGTAGCGGAACTCGTGGGCCAGCTCGACCTCCACGGGGATCCGCGCCCAGCGCTCGATGGCGTATTTCGCGACCATCCCGGCATACGCCGCCGTCCCGCAGGCGACGATGACCATCTTGTCGATCGCCCGCAGCTCCTCCTCCGACATCCCCATCTCGTCGAGGACGAGGTCGCCGTTCTCGTTGGTCCGCCCGAGCAACGTGTCCGCGACCGCGTGGGGCTGCTCGTGGATCTCCTTCTCCATGAAGGTGTCGTAGCCACCCTTCTCGGCGGCCGCAGCGTCCCAGGTCACCTCGTAGGCGCGGCCCTCGCTCGGCGTGCCGTCGAAGTTGATGACCTCATAACCGTCCGGGCTGATCGTCACGATCTGGTCCTGGCCCAGCTCGAGCGCCTGGCGGGTGTAGCCGATGAAGGCGGCGACGTCCGAGCCGAGGAAGTTCTCGCCCTCCCCGATCCCGACGACCAGCGGGGAGTTGCGGCGTGCGCCGACGACGACGTGCGGCTGGTCCGCGTGCACCGCCAGCAGGGTGAACGCCCCCTGCAGGGTGTTGACCACCTCGCGCATCGCCTCGGTGAGGTCACCGGTGCGCTCGCACGCGCGGGCGACCAGGTGGGCCACGACCTCGGTGTCGGTCTCGGAGGAGAAGGTGACGCCCTCGGCGAGCAGCTGCTTCTTCAGGGCGTAGAAGTTCTCGATGATGCCGTTGTGGACCAGCGCCAGCTTGCGGTCCGGACCGCCGCGGTGGGGGTGTGCGTTGGCGTCGGTGGGACCACCGTGGGTGGCCCAGCGCGTGTGTCCGATCGCGGTGCCGGTCAGCGGGAGCTCCTGCGCCTCCAGGGCCCCCACCAGGTTGGAGAGCTTGCCAGCGCGCTTCTGCCCCACGACCTCGTCATCACCGACGAGGGCCACACCGGCCGAGTCGTAGCCTCGGTATTCCAACCGGGTCAGCCCATCCATGACCACACCGAGTGCCCGGTCGCTGCGAGTCGGACCGACATATCCCACGATTCCACACATGCGGGCCAGCCTAATCTGTCCGGGCATCGCGGGCCGCATGGAGGCGCCGGACCGGCCACCGTGCACAATGTCACCCATGGCTTCCACCGCTGACGGCCTGACCTCGCCGTATGTCGAGCTCACCCGAGACGACTGGGCAGCGCTGCGCAACCAGCACCCGATGCTCCTGTCGCAGGAGGACGTCGTCCGGCTGCGGGGTCTGGGTGAGCGGCTCGACATCCAGGAGATCGAGGAGGTCTATCTGCCGTTGTCCCGGCTCCTGTCCTTCTATGAGCAGGAGACCGAGCGCCTGCACCAGGTCACCAGTGACTTCCTGGGCGAGCGCCGGGCCCGCACCCCGTTCGTGATCGGCGTCGCCGGCTCGGTCGCCGTCGGCAAGTCGACCACGGCTCGCATCCTGCAGGCCCTGATCGAGCGCTGGGAGTCCAAGCCGTCGGTCGAGCTCATCACCACCGACGGCTTCCTGCTGCCGAACAAGGTCCTGACGGAGCGCAACCTGATGGCACGCAAGGGCTACCCCGAGAGCTACGACCGTCGCGCGCTGCTCCGGTTCGTGATGGAGGTCAAGTCGGGCAAGAGCGAGGTCGTCGCGCCGGTCTATTCACACCTGACCTATGACATCGTCCCCACCGAGTCGATCGTGGTGCGCCGCCCGGACGTGCTGATCGTCGAGGGTCTCAACGTCCTGCAGGCACCGCGCCAGCACCATGACGGGCGTACCGGGCTGTCCGTGTCGGACTTCTTCGACTTCTCCGTCTATGTCGACGCCAAGCAGGAACTGATCAAGCGGTGGTATGTCGATCGCTTCCAGCGCCTGCGCAGCACCGCGTTCAACCAGCCCGAGTCCTTCTTCCGCC from Ornithinimicrobium cryptoxanthini includes these protein-coding regions:
- a CDS encoding holo-ACP synthase, with product MIIGLGIDVVDIARFGDSLERTPRLLERLFTPEERTLRLPSLAARFAAKEALAKALGAPVGLSWTDATVRTDDLGRPFLEVWGSVGGRAEELGVTSFHLSLSHDAGIASAVVIAEGQL
- the glmS gene encoding glutamine--fructose-6-phosphate transaminase (isomerizing), which gives rise to MCGIVGYVGPTRSDRALGVVMDGLTRLEYRGYDSAGVALVGDDEVVGQKRAGKLSNLVGALEAQELPLTGTAIGHTRWATHGGPTDANAHPHRGGPDRKLALVHNGIIENFYALKKQLLAEGVTFSSETDTEVVAHLVARACERTGDLTEAMREVVNTLQGAFTLLAVHADQPHVVVGARRNSPLVVGIGEGENFLGSDVAAFIGYTRQALELGQDQIVTISPDGYEVINFDGTPSEGRAYEVTWDAAAAEKGGYDTFMEKEIHEQPHAVADTLLGRTNENGDLVLDEMGMSEEELRAIDKMVIVACGTAAYAGMVAKYAIERWARIPVEVELAHEFRYRDPVIDEKTLVVSISQSGETMDTLMAVRHAKELGARTISICNTHGSTIPRESDGVLYTHAGPEIAVASTKAFLAQITASYILGLYLVQVRGGGHDDGVVEVMRELHQVPEKIQTVLDGMDRVKEIARFMADSRAVLFLGRHVGFPVAMEGALKLKELAYIHAEGFAAGELKHGPIALIEPGQPVFIVVPSPDSEHGLHGKVVSNIQEIRARGARTLVIAEEGDEDVVPFADEVIRVPRTPALLAPLLTVVPLQIFALELSTAKGLDVDQPRNLAKSVTVE
- the coaA gene encoding type I pantothenate kinase, whose translation is MASTADGLTSPYVELTRDDWAALRNQHPMLLSQEDVVRLRGLGERLDIQEIEEVYLPLSRLLSFYEQETERLHQVTSDFLGERRARTPFVIGVAGSVAVGKSTTARILQALIERWESKPSVELITTDGFLLPNKVLTERNLMARKGYPESYDRRALLRFVMEVKSGKSEVVAPVYSHLTYDIVPTESIVVRRPDVLIVEGLNVLQAPRQHHDGRTGLSVSDFFDFSVYVDAKQELIKRWYVDRFQRLRSTAFNQPESFFRRYANLDDDAAVELAESIWDAINGPNLIQNILPTRGRATLVLNKGEDHAVKRVRLRRL
- a CDS encoding NAD(P)H-hydrate epimerase is translated as MIRAFGVADVRAAEAQVMAEVEPGTLMRRAADALAVVVLARAREQAARSVAVLVGPGDNGGDALYAAAHLAEHLSVVVVQVGTAVHEGGLRAVTDAGVPRLRVARTRRALTQPVRQALEDADVVVDGLLGIGGRPGLTGAMAGLADSIPASALVIAVDLPSGADPEGIAALGRTVRADETVTFGMAKPVHVLPATRSAVGRLTTVDIGVPEPEHAAVEQLTRADVAHLWPVPGPSDDKYSRGVLGVVAGSSRYPGAAVLAVTAAIEAGAGMVRYIGPDAAAQQVLVASPESVPGQGQVQAWVIGPGVPTDETTLDVRRQVEACRQALASDLPCVVDAGALDLVDGPREAPTLLTPHAGELARLLSRLEPGRVYHRSQIAAAPVEHTRRVAELTGATVLLKGATTLVVSPDTDRPLRCQSDAPAWLATAGAGDVLAGLVGTLVAAGLDPLDAGALAALIHGRAARRANPGGPVRALRVAQAIAETVASDLTPG
- a CDS encoding VOC family protein, giving the protein MDQRVSVLTLGVRDLDRAVAFYQALGWEPAPAPEGVVFFQTGGFVVALWDRAALEVDSCVEDSGGWGGATLAYNVNSREEVDDVLDEAEAAGATIGRRGAGTFWGGYSGIFIDPEGHPWEVAHNPFWNVTEDGQTILGDGRG
- the leuA gene encoding 2-isopropylmalate synthase, which produces MTATQTTSPITPAVAPERNPQQPSGMPFGRYSAYPAVDLPDRTWPGKTITQAPRWCAVDLRDGNQALIDPMTPDRKKRMFELLVSMGYKEIEVGFPAASQTDFDFVRMLIEEDLIPDDVVIQVLTQAREHLIERTYESIAGAKQAIVHLYNSTSTLQRRVVFRASEDEIVDIATQGARICKKYEEQLSGDTEIFYEYSPESYTGTELEFAVRVCNAVMEVFVPTADKPVIINLPATVEMATPNVYADSIEWMSRHLNHRENVILSLHPHNDRGTGVAAAELGYLAGADRIEGCLFGNGERTGNVCLVTLGMNLFTQGIDPQISFSNIDEIRRTVEHCNQLPVAERHPWGGDLVFTAFSGSHQDAIKKGFEALEVDAAAAGVPVDDFRWEVPYLPVDPKDVGRTYEAVIRVNSQSGKGGVAYVMKTERKLDLPRRMQIEFSQVVQRRTDSEGGEMSPAAIWAEFEQEYLEQPGPVVVKNFSIVHESGETEQDVLTATISVDGVEHQVEGHGNGPVSAFVHALEAVGVDVRVLDYSEHAMSAGDDATAAAYVECAIDGQVRWGVGIHPSIVTASLNAVCSAINRPSTPTS